The Benincasa hispida cultivar B227 chromosome 9, ASM972705v1, whole genome shotgun sequence genome has a segment encoding these proteins:
- the LOC120084465 gene encoding putative leucine-rich repeat receptor-like serine/threonine-protein kinase At2g19230 isoform X4, whose protein sequence is MGTSGHCLFGILLSGLALALLHVQAQDQSGFISLDCGLPEGTSYTETTTKINYVSDASFINSGVSQDVASVYGDGDTYPKQLRKLRSFPQGIRNCYSVSTVKGTEYLIRASFLYGNYDGLDTLPMFDLYIENSLWQTLNFSDNGMDAYIDLIHVTSSNAVRICLINTGNGVPFISALEFRPSLNITYLTISSSLSLYTRMDIGSTEDQKYRFPFDVYDRIWSPFNSNEWTQVSTNLSVEPIGNNGLQLPSIVMQTASTPKNKSKPLEIWWDAIDSSQYYILMHVAEVLRPEVNKSREFIITYNGDFVLGPIIPNYLSTMSIFPKEPLEGANRHVISFISTEDATLPPIINAFELYIGKNISKLEADQGDVDAITNIKSTYGIKKDWQGDPCVPMGFPWSGLNCSNGTVPRIISLNLSTSGLTGEISPYISNLTMLQIFRLEGLVICGIWRTVFREVQASRSALILDLSDNELTGELPELVKLPNLRILYLTRNRFTGLIPKDLLLRAEAGLLTLSVGENPDLCTSLECVNKRKNNKRKKYLVAIILSSIIAVLLPIFMVTLVIYKRRKQRGNLKRSIQERLLKSKTHLVHFSEILVITDNLKTTIGEGGFGKVYLGVLSDKTQVAVKLMSSMSQQGYNEFRAEAQILTVVHHINLVSLIGYCDEAENKALIYEFMGNGSLRDFLSDSSTKVLNWMERLQIAVDAAQGLEYLHNGCVPPIIHRDMKSSNILLNKQMQAKISDFGLSRVFVNESDTHFSTCPAGTFGYLDPTVHLSRNFIKKSDVYSFGIVLFELITGHPAIIKSSENNIHIVDWVKPHIAEGNIQNIVDPRLEGSIESGSASKFVELALSCTLPTSAGRPDMSDMVLQLIECLKMVQERTPQMSHNNAENFSNNSIDSGSLPSPR, encoded by the exons ATGGGAACATCAGGGCATTGCCTCTTTGGTATCTTGCTAAGTGGTTTAGCACTGGCTCTTCTACATGTTCAAGCTCAGGATCAGTCAG GCTTCATTAGTTTAGACTGTGGATTACCAGAGGGTACGAGCTACACCGaaacaacaactaaaattaACTATGTTTCTGATGCATCCTTCATAAACAGTGGAGTAAGTCAAGATGTAGCTTCGGTGTATGGAGATGGAGATACCTATCCCAAGCAATTGAGGAAGCTGAGAAGCTTCCCTCAAGGAATCAGAAACTGTTATAGTGTAAGCACTGTAAAGGGTACTGAATACTTGATTCGAGCAAGTTTCTTGTACGGGAATTATGATGGCTTGGATACGCTACCAATGTTTGATCTCTATATTGAGAAtagcttgtggcagaccttaaaTTTCTCTGACAATGGCATGGATGCTTACATAGATCTCATACATGTCACCTCCTCAAACGCAGTTCGCATCTGTCTGATCAATACAGGGAATGGAGTGCCATTTATTTCAGCATTAGAATTTAGACCTTCACTCAACATCACTTATCTAACTATCTCATCATCCTTGTCACTTTATACTCGAATGGATATTGGTTCAACAGAAGATCAAAAGTACAG ATTCCCTTTTGATGTTTATGATCGTATCTGGTCACCATTTAACTCCAACGAGTGGACACAAGTAAGCACCAACCTTAGTGTAGAACCTATAGGGAATAACGGTCTCCAACTGCCATCAATTGTCATGCAAACTGCTTCCACTCCAAAAAACAAGAGCAAGCCTCTGGAAATTTGGTGGGATGCGATAGATTCATCTCAATATTATATACTTATGCACGTTGCTGAAGTTTTAAGGCCTGAAGTcaataaaagtagagagttcATTATCACTTACAATGGCGATTTTGTTCTTGGACCAATTATTCCAAATTATTTGTCCACGATGTCTATTTTTCCTAAAGAACCATTGGAGGGAGCAAATAGACATGTAATTTCCTTCATTTCAACCGAGGATGCAACACTTCCTCCTATCATCAATGCTTTTGAGTTATATATAGGGAAAAACATATCAAAGTTAGAAGCAGACCAAGGAGATG TGGATGCAATTACCAATATCAAGTCAACTTATGGAATAAAGAAGGATTGGCAAGGAGATCCATGTGTGCCAATGGGATTTCCTTGGAGTGGATTAAATTGTAGCAATGGAACTGTTCCAAGAATTATATCCTT GAACCTATCTACAAGTGGACTGACAGGTGAAATATCTCCTTACATATCAAATCTAACAATGTTGCAAATTTT TAGGCTAGAGGGGCTTGTGATCTGCGGAATTTGGAGAACAGTTTTTAGGGAAGTTCAAGCCTCTCGGAGTGCTTTAATATT GGATTTGTCCGATAATGAGTTGACTGGAGAGCTGCCAGAATTAGTAAAATTGCCAAATTTAAGGATCCT TTATTTAACCAGAAACAGGTTCACGGGCTTAATTCCCAAGGATCTCTTGCTAAGGGCTGAAGCTGGATTACTTACATTGAG TGTGGGTGAAAATCCAGATCTTTGTACATCACTTGAATGTGTTAACAAGAGGAAGAATAACAAGAGGAAGAAGTACTTGGTTGCTATAATTCTCTCCAGTATTATAGCTGTGCTCCTACCTATCTTTATGGTCACTCTGGTAATCTACAAAAGGAGAAAACAAAGAG GGAATCTCAAAAGATCAATTCAAGAAAGGTTACTTAAGTCGAAAACCCATCTGGTTCATTTCTCCGAGATATTGGTCATCACAGATAACTTGAAGACAACTATTGGGGAAGGAGGTTTTGGAAAAGTATACTTGGGTGTACTGAGCGATAAAACCCAAGTTGCTGTCAAGTTGATGTCTTCAATGTCACAGCAAGGCTACAATGAATTTAGAGCTGAG GCTCAAATATTAACAGTTGTTCATCATATAAATCTGGTTTCTCTTATTGGTTACTGTGATGAGGCTGAGAATAAGGCACTTATTTACGAATTCATGGGTAATGGAAGTTTACGCGATTTTCTATCTG ATTCGAGCACAAAGGTCTTGAATTGGATGGAAAGACTCCAAATTGCAGTTGATGCAGCTCAAG GGTTGGAATATTTACACAATGGTTGCGTGCCAcctataattcacagagatatGAAGTCTTCCAATATCCTACTGAATAAACAAATGCAAGCTAAAATATCAGATTTTGGACTATCCAGGGTATTTGTAAATGAAAGTGATACTCATTTCTCCACATGTCCTGCTGGTACCTTCGGATATCTCGACCCGAC GGTTCATTTATCAAGAAACTTCATCAAGAAAAGTGATGTTTACAGCTTTGGGATTGTCTTGTTTGAGCTGATCACTGGACATCCAGCCATAATCAAGAGCTCTGAAAACAACATCCACATAGTTGATTGGGTTAAGCCTCACATTGCAGAAGGTAACATccaaaacattgttgatccaaGGCTAGAAGGCTCTATAGAAAGTGGTTCTGCAAGTAAATTTGTGGAGCTTGCTCTGTCTTGCACATTGCCAACTTCAGCAGGAAGGCCTGACATGAGTGACATGGTGTTACAACTCATAGAATGTTTGAAGATGGTTCAAGAGAGAACCCCACAAATGTCACATAACAATGCTGAGAACTTTTCAAACAATTCCATTGACTCTGGATCCCTTCCTAGTCCTAGATAG